GCAGGTCGTCGGCGATGTCCCACAGCGTGCGCGGATCGAACATCAGCACGACGGCGATCATCAGCGTGAGCGCGGCGAACGCGAACAGCGCGGCGTCGGGAACGACTCTTGCGAGACTCACCATCTTCACGATCGTGACCAGAATGCCGAGCATGAACACCTCGATCATGCCCCACGGCCGCACGAGCTCGATCGCACGCAGGACCAGGTTGAAACCGGGCGGCACGACGCCGCGACGGATGGGCAGCAGCAGGTACAGCAGCGCGGCCATCTCGACGAGCGGGAACAGCACGGTCGAGCAGAACACCATCACGCCGACGATCGCCATGTCCTGGTGCCACAGCGAATCGATCGCGCCGATCAGCGTCGTCTGCACGCGGTTGCCGTTCACGTCCATTTCGAGGATCGGGAACGCCTGCGCAATCGTGAACGTGATCAGCGCCGCGAGCGCGAGCGCGCAGATCCGCTCGATCTGGGCGGCGCTGTTGCGATACAGCAGCGCGTCGCAGCGCGGACAGCGCGCGATTTCGCGGCCGCTGAGGCGCGGTTTGTGCAACAGTGCGTCGCACTCGTGACAGGCAATCAGGTCGTTTCGTTGCATGGAAAAGGCAGTTGTGCGACGGCTGGGGGAACGCGTCGACGGGGCCGGAACCCGCGCCAATCTTACCAAAAGGCCTTTTTCAGTGCGTCAAGGATCGCGTGTTTTGTGACCGGCCAGTAACATGACAGGAAACCGTCAGCCGGCTGGCATGCCTGTTCTCAGAGTCCGCGCACGTCAAAAGGTTGCGGTAGCATGGCGCCCTTGACAAGCGTCGGATGAACTGCCGGCGCGGCTGTTCGCTGAACTGAGGAATCCAAGATGGTATCGAAATCGCCGCCGGCCGCGCCGGCACGCTATGCGCATACCGCGATCGCGCTGCACTGGCTGATCGCGCTGCTGATCGTCTGCGGCTTCGCGCTCGGCTGGGTGATGACCGACATCCCCGGCTTCACGCCGACGAAGCTGAAGTACTTCTCGTGGCACAAGTGGATCGGCGTGACGGTGTTCGCGCTGGCCGTCATCCGCGTGCTGTGGCGGGCGACGCACGTGCCGCCGCCGCTGCCTGACAATACGCCGGCATGGCAGCGCGCGGTATCGCACGGCGTGCACATGCTGCTGTACGCGCTGATGATCGTGATCCCCGTGACGGGCTACCTGTACAGCTCGGCGTCGAACATCCCGGTCGTCTACCTCGGCATCGTGCCGCTGCCGCGGCTGATCGACCCCGATCCGGCGCTCAAGGAAACCTTCAAGACGCTCCACGTGTCTTTGAATTACATTCTGCTTGCACTTGTCGCGATGCACGTGCTCGCGGCGCTCAAGCACCAGTTGTTGGACCGTGACGGCCTGCTGTCGCGGATGCTTCCCTTTGCCAAATGAAGGATCCCATGAAAGTGTCTTTCTCCCGCTCCATGCTGGCCGCGCTCGCCGCGGTGTCGTTTGTCGCGTCGGGCGCGGCGCACGCCGATGTCGATCTCGCGAAGAGCAAGGTGTCTGCCGTGTCGAAGCAGATGAACGTGCCGACCGAAGGCGCGTTCAAGAAGTTTGCCGCGCAGGTGAAGTTCGACCCGGCGAAGGCCGCGCAGGGCACCGCGCAAATGACCATCGACATCGCGAGCTTCGACCTCGGCGACAAGATGTACAACGACCAGGTCGCCGGCAAGGACTGGTTCGACGCCAAGGCGTATCCGCAGGCGACGTTCGTGTCGACGGCGATCGCGCCGGCCGGCGGCAACAAGTACAACGTGACCGGCAAGCTGACGATCAAGGGCAAGTCCGAGACCGTCACGGTGCCCGTCACGGTCGCGCAAAGCGGCGCGACGCAGACGTTCGACGGCGTGCTGCCGATCAAGCGTTCGGCCTTCAACGTCGGCACCGGCGAATGGAAGGACACGTCGATCGTCGCTGACGAAGTGCAGATCAAGTTCCATCTCGTCGCCACCAAGTAAGCGGCGGGCTGTCGCCTCACCTGAATGCCGCGCGATGGCGCGGCGCCGTTCCAAGGAGAAAGAGTTTGAAAAAACAACTGATCATCGCCGCGGGCGCGCTGGCAGCATCGCTGTCGTTCTCGGCCTTCGCCGAAAGCGTCACGTACCAGTTCGACCCGAGCCACACGTACCCGAGCTTCGAGGCTGACCACATGGGTGGCCTGTCGGTCTGGCGCGGCAAGTTCGACAAGTCGAGCGGCACCGTGACGCTCGACCGCGCGGCGAAGACGGGTACGGTCGACGTGACGACCGACATCGCGTCGATCCACACCGGCAGCGCGAAGCT
The DNA window shown above is from Burkholderia cepacia and carries:
- a CDS encoding YceI family protein; this translates as MKVSFSRSMLAALAAVSFVASGAAHADVDLAKSKVSAVSKQMNVPTEGAFKKFAAQVKFDPAKAAQGTAQMTIDIASFDLGDKMYNDQVAGKDWFDAKAYPQATFVSTAIAPAGGNKYNVTGKLTIKGKSETVTVPVTVAQSGATQTFDGVLPIKRSAFNVGTGEWKDTSIVADEVQIKFHLVATK
- a CDS encoding paraquat-inducible protein A, which encodes MQRNDLIACHECDALLHKPRLSGREIARCPRCDALLYRNSAAQIERICALALAALITFTIAQAFPILEMDVNGNRVQTTLIGAIDSLWHQDMAIVGVMVFCSTVLFPLVEMAALLYLLLPIRRGVVPPGFNLVLRAIELVRPWGMIEVFMLGILVTIVKMVSLARVVPDAALFAFAALTLMIAVVLMFDPRTLWDIADDLRAGRSPGQPDPAAPLAEAARR
- a CDS encoding cytochrome b, which gives rise to MVSKSPPAAPARYAHTAIALHWLIALLIVCGFALGWVMTDIPGFTPTKLKYFSWHKWIGVTVFALAVIRVLWRATHVPPPLPDNTPAWQRAVSHGVHMLLYALMIVIPVTGYLYSSASNIPVVYLGIVPLPRLIDPDPALKETFKTLHVSLNYILLALVAMHVLAALKHQLLDRDGLLSRMLPFAK